In the genome of Torulaspora globosa chromosome 2, complete sequence, the window GGTAGAACAATAATACGGCTTAACAGAGATAGACGATGGGGATAAAAAGAAGTAGTGTTCAAGGTTCTCGAGAAAGAGATATAAAAATGGTTAAATGCGATGTCAAGATACGATTTTTCGAGGGCCTGCCGCATGAGATCGTGATCAGAATACTCAGCCTTATCTCTAGAAGGGATTTGATTGCGCTTTCGAGCGCAAATCACGGATTGCGCCGGCTTTTTCTACCTTATCTCTTTGCATACACCAAAGTCTCTTGGGATGATCTAATATCTAACTGGAATAAGCACCAGAAACCATTCCCGATAGGGGTATCTCAACTTATAGAGTCTTTGCGATTGACTGGGTGCTGCTCGAAGAGCGAGTGGACATTCCCTTTTGCAGAGCTATATTCATCGCCAAGGCTTCCGAATTTGAAAAGCCTTGCAATGCCTACTTCCGGCTCCACCAACTTTTTCAAGTATTCCTCGAAGGGATCACATTTGCGAAGACTAAAAATCACAGCTACCAAGCCGGGATCTGTCTTTAACCTTGAGCACCTCAGGCCGTTTGAACAGCTAAAGAAACTCAGCTTGCAGGACTACGAAATCGAATCCTTTGATGAGGATCCGAGTTGCTGCAGGCTTTTAGACTCTCTGGAGCTAATCAATTGCAGTTGGTGCTATCCATTCgaactggaaaatttcGGTCGCTGTaagatccagaagatcGAACTTTGCTATTCCAAcgctttcatcatcagcgaAAGGTTCAAGATGTTTCTCAGTAGTCCTAACTTCGAAAATTTGAACCATCTCAGCATTACTAACCATgcttcaaacttgaagtTGACGTTATCGGTGCAAGTtgtcaaactcatcgaatCCAATCCAACGTTGGTTACACTGAAGTTA includes:
- a CDS encoding F-box protein, translated to MGIKRSSVQGSRERDIKMVKCDVKIRFFEGLPHEIVIRILSLISRRDLIALSSANHGLRRLFLPYLFAYTKVSWDDLISNWNKHQKPFPIGVSQLIESLRLTGCCSKSEWTFPFAELYSSPRLPNLKSLAMPTSGSTNFFKYSSKGSHLRRLKITATKPGSVFNLEHLRPFEQLKKLSLQDYEIESFDEDPSCCRLLDSLELINCSWCYPFELENFGRCKIQKIELCYSNAFIISERFKMFLSSPNFENLNHLSITNHASNLKLTLSVQVVKLIESNPTLVTLKLNGNIYDETLQQFTASDIDNCINHVALNNVKIFYSSFFRKHQAV